ATATTGATAATTGAATTTTCTCATGAAAAAAACACATTTTATTCTTTCCCTATTGGCTTTAGCGCTTGTTGGCTCGTGCCAGAGTAACGATGAATTGAGTACAAAATCCTCGAAGGGGCAAGAGGTACACGACAAAATAGTAAATGTAACCCATCATGATGGAAGACCTTTCAGTACCGGAAAGGTATCCGGATCGGCACAAGGAAAATTTGTTGCCGGCCCGGGAGGAAGTGTTTTGATGCAAGGGTTTTACTGGGATGTTCCTGATGGTGGTAATTGGTGGAATACCGTTAAGGATAAATTAACGGCTTGGTCTAATGCAGGAATTGGTGCAGTATGGCTTCCTCCTGCTTCAAAAGCACAGAACGGAGCCTATTCTATGGGATATGATCCTACCGATTATTATGACTTCGGAAACTTTAATCAAAATGGTAGTGTAGAGACCCGATTTGGATCAAGAACAGAACTGGAAGCTTTGATCACAAAGCCCATGCAGAAAATATGCAGGTCTATGCTGATATTGTAATCAATCATAACAGTGGTGGGCAATCTGAAGCCAATCCGTTTACGGGAACTAATACCTGGACAAATTTCTCAGGAGTAGCTTCCGGAAAGTTTCAAAGAAATTACAATGACTTTTATAAAAATGCCTATGGAAATAATGATGAAGGTTCTTTTGGCGGGTTTCCGGATTTGTGTCACGCGAATCCTCATGTTCAGGATTGGTTATGGGGAAGGGATGATTCAGTGGCAAAATATTATAAAAATGTCATGAAGTTTGATGGCTGGAGATTCGATTATGTAAAAGGATTTGGGCCATGGGTAGTCAATACCTGGAATTCTAAAGTAGGAGGTTTTTCTGTCGGGGAATTATGGGATTCTAATGTCAATACTTTGGAATGGTGGGCTAATAATGCAAACAGTTCCGTATTTGATTTTGCTGCTTATTATAAAATGGATGAAGCTTTTGATAATGGAAATTTAAATGCTCTGAATGATGATATGATGTGGAAAAGAAATCCTTACAAAGCGGTGACCTTCGTTGCCAATCATGATACTGATATCATTTATAACAAAATGCCGGCCTACGCTTACATTTTAACCCATGAGGGATATCCTACGATTTTTTATAGAGATTATGAAGAATGGTTAAATAAAGAAAGATTAAATAATCTGATCTGGATTCACAACAACAAAGCTACAGGAACTACTTCTATTTTATATACTGACAATGATGAATATATTGCAAGACGTAACGGCTATAACGGAAATCCTGGTCTGGTCGTTTACATCAACACATCATCAACTTGGCAGGAAAGATGGATTGATACGAACTGGAGCAATCAGCAAATTAAAGATTTTACCGGAAACTCAAACTGGTATCCTACAACGCAAGGGGATAAAAGGGTGAAAATTCAATGTCCACCGAACAGTTACTCGGTATGGTCGCTTAATTTATGAGTGATGAGTTCACAGCTCAAAATTGAATAAATAATATAATCTCTCGCAGATTTTGCTGATAACGCAGACTCTTTATTATAATATAAACATCTGTGTAGAACTGTGAAATCTGTGGGAAATTACACCTGAATAAATTTTTTCTTCTGATGCTGATCGGGAAGATAGCACTTTTGATTGGCCAGCTTCATTCTGTTTCTTGAAATGATATCATATACTTTGTCACTAAGAAAGGTTGGCATGAGTTTGCCAATTGCTGAAAGCTTATAAATCCCACCTAGTATATTCGCAATTTGGAGTACGGCTCTTGACTTTATAAAATAATATTGTTTTGGTTTCCAAAGGTATAAAGTGTTGAAAACTTTAGTTTCTAAGCCTCTTTCCGATAAAAATTGCTGCCCGAATTCAGATTGAAGTGAGGCAAACATGAATTTGTCTTTTTGATCTCTCTCCAGAATCCATTGCACCCAGAAATTGCAGACTCCACAATCTCCGTCAAACAGCACAATATGTTTATCTTCCCAGTTTTCCACTCCTTTTATTTATTAAACATGATCCTCCTTTCTGTATCTTCTTTGGTTTGCTTGAAATATTTAACAAGATCTGCACGCTGTTCATCAGTCAGTTTTGCATCCTGATGCCCAATATAGTAAGATTCAAGCGGCATTTCTTTTTTCTCAACCATCTCAATACATTCTTCCAATTTACGAAGCTGTCTTTGAGGCTCATATACTGCAAAGGTAGAAAAATTAAGATGCTTTCTGCCTTCATTAATATGATTTTTCACATACCATGAAGCGGGCGAAATATCGGCATACCATGGATATTTTGTTTCATTGGAATGACAATCATAGCAGGATGTTCTGATGATCTTAGCTACTTTTTCAGGGGTGTTTTTAATTTTCAAAAAATCCATGCCGGGTGTAGGACGAGGATTGGTTTTGTCAATAGGAAAAAACTGAATGATAACGAAAGCTACGAGGAGAATGATTAGTACTTTTTTCATGAGGCGGTATTTATGTTGGTGAATTAAAGTTAGTTATTTTTTTTGGATGGAAGTTGGAAGCTAGAAGTTCTTGAGGACAAGGTTTAGGTGTTGTTTTTTTTAATAAAATTTATTCGGAGGCTTGAGTGAGAAGGTTTTTGGATGGATGTTGGAAGAGGGAAGCTGGAGGTACTTGAGGACAAGATTTAGATGTTGCTTTTTTAACAAAATCTATTCGGAAGGCTGCATGAGAAAGGTTAGATATTATTTCTGTATGATCTAAACAGGTGTTCTAAAGCTATTTTCTGTCTATAATAACTTCCAACTTCCAGCCTCCATCTTCCAGCTTTTCTCCCTTACATTGAGTTATTCTAAATAGAGTAGAGGTTGCCAAACGGATTTAAAAAATGAGTAACTTAATACCACAATTGTGTCTTGAATTCGGAGGCTGTCGAAATGTTTTGTTATAGTTTTTAACTATCATTGAAATAATTATTAATAGATTGTATTTATTATTCGAACGTTGTAAGTTTGTCATATTCTTACAACAGAGGAATTACATTAAACTGTATTAATTAAAATAAAAAATAAATAAACGACAATGGAAAAAGATTTGAATGACATCAGTAAATGCCCGTTTCACAACGGAACAATGAAGAAGAGTGTAGCAGGTGAAGGTACTCAAAATAAAGATTGGTGGCCAGATCAGTTAAGAGTAGATCTTCTTCGCCAGCATTCATCACTGTCTAATCCTATGGAGCAGGACTTTGATTACGCGGAAGCATTTAAAAGCCTTGATCTTGAGGCGGTAAAAAAAGATCTTCATGCTTTAATGACAGATTCACAGGACTGGTGGCCTGCAGATTTTGGTCATTACGGGCCATTATTCATTCGTATGGCATGGCACAGTGCCGGCACATACCGTGTAGGAGATGGTAGAGGTGGAGCAGGAGCAGGGCAGCAACGTTTGCCCCATTGAACAGCTGGCCAGATAATGTGAGCCTTGATAAAGCAAGGAGATTATTGTGGCCTATCAAGCAGAAATACGGTAGAAATATATCATGGGCGGATCTTTTAATTCTTACAGGAAATGTAGCTCTTGAATCTATGGGATTCAAAACTTTTGGGTTTGCTGGCGGACGTGCAGATGTATGGGAACCGGATGCAGATGT
This is a stretch of genomic DNA from Chryseobacterium tructae. It encodes these proteins:
- a CDS encoding thiol-disulfide oxidoreductase DCC family protein, with protein sequence MENWEDKHIVLFDGDCGVCNFWVQWILERDQKDKFMFASLQSEFGQQFLSERGLETKVFNTLYLWKPKQYYFIKSRAVLQIANILGGIYKLSAIGKLMPTFLSDKVYDIISRNRMKLANQKCYLPDQHQKKKFIQV
- a CDS encoding heme-binding domain-containing protein, translated to MKKVLIILLVAFVIIQFFPIDKTNPRPTPGMDFLKIKNTPEKVAKIIRTSCYDCHSNETKYPWYADISPASWYVKNHINEGRKHLNFSTFAVYEPQRQLRKLEECIEMVEKKEMPLESYYIGHQDAKLTDEQRADLVKYFKQTKEDTERRIMFNK